The window ACATGGCAACTTCGCTTGCTGCGTCGTAGAAACTGTCGACGTCTTCGAGAACTTCGTGAGAGATGTCGACCGGCCAGTAATCGTCACCCATCACGTCTGCGTAGTCTCGAACGGAGTGGCCCGATACAATCGCAAAATAAAGGCCTGGTCCAGTGACGTGCGGTTCGTCCCACTGATCGAATGTCAGACTGATTTCCTCAACACAGAATCGCACAACATCGATTAACCGCTGCACGCGTTCGTGCGTCAGATACTCGATGTCCAGAGGGTCTTTCGAGGTCATACCTAGTACCCCCTCGACGACGTGTATAAAGGTCGAACCTAAATCTCGCGAATACGATTCTTCGAGAAGTATTCCCTCACCGTATTGTCACACTTAACCAACAACAGAGTGTCTACGGATACTGTTGGTTAACAGCCTCGCCAACGATAGCGCGCACTTCTTCGAGCAAGTCTGGATGATGCTCACAGAGTACCTGGATATCTTCTGTGAGTTCGTCTCTGACGTGTCGGCGAACCCGGGAGGTTGTTTGGTAGCGTCGGCTATTGGCTTGTGTACTTACAAGTTAGTCTTTAAACCGTAGATCAAATCAAGTTGCCGTGGGACTGTATGCGATAACTTCTAGCAGGTGAAAATCAGATTGGTAGGGATAGCCTCCGTCTCTATTTTTCCGTTATATTTCCCACCCGACACGAACGGACAATTTCACCAAGAGAACTACCACGGGATTTGAAATGGTATGTTCTTCCTGGTATGTGAATCGTCAATTTACTCGTTCTCTGCCAATATCCTGTCGCCAGAAGGACTACACCGACAACAAACGCAAGTATAGTGAGTCCTGAATTAAGCCCACCTCCAAATATACCATAGATGATCGATGCTATACTGGAATAGAGATATGCCCTTGACCACTTTGGTTCTTGGAATTCGATAGAACTCACATTGTCTGTCGAAATATTGAGGGTATTTTTGCTATCCTCGAACACAATCTGGCTTTCTGTACAAGCGATCGTCCCGCTCTTCCCAGAAAAGAAGAGAGCATGCGGATCATCGTATACCGGCGCCTCCGCGAGTATCCGCTCATCTGCATCAAAGGAATCCTGTAAGTTCATAGAGAAACTCTATGTAGTGGGTGAAATAAATCTTGAGATCAAACGAAATCTAATTCTCTTAGTTCGCTTAATGTCTCACTCGGGATGCCACAACAGATTTCATCTCGAGCTTACGTTCGTGGCCGACGCTTTGCGAGGATATTGTAGGCTTCGTCATGCCGAGCCTCAAACTGCTGGTCGACCTCCTACAAACCGTCCGAGATCATCGATGCGGGTGAACCACTCAGGTAGTCGCTGAAGCAGTACCAGACCACGACCTCGACTGCACCTAGTTCGGCTCTATCACACTTGTTGTGATTAACCTCAATCGCACAGCCACCCAAATCTCGTTACTCCTATGTCTACTACTCCTATCCACGGAGAAGTTTCTTCGAGTACTGTTGCTCTCAATACCGCAGACCACCACCTTGGTGTTCACGGACGACGTCCCCGGCCGAGACTAGTCCGCCGTAATCACAGCCCCGTTAGCACCACCTCATCACAACGTCCGTGATACCACCAGTTGACGACGTACTCGCGAGTTCAGTCACAGCACGTTCTGTGAACACAGCACGCTTGGTCCCACGGCGTTTGACCACCTGCACGTCTTCTTTCCCAAGTCGGTTGAGGAAGTCCATGACACGACTTACGGTCTGCGTATGGGGTGTCCTGTCTTCTTTGGCTTGCAGGACTTTTCTGATAGTACCGGAGTCGATGGCGTATCCTGCGGGAACTTTCTTCGCATAGTCACGGATGTCCTTCGCGATGAAGCGGGCGCGCTCTTGGTTGGCGGTGAGTTTCGAGACGGCTTTCGAGGGGAGGTTGATGAGTTGCTGCAGTGGCGATTTACCCTGACTCCTCTCATCCGAGTTTACGTCTTGAGAGTCTTCGAGGGCGTGGACGCGCTGTTGGAGGTGCTTTCGGTGGTCACTCGACACACTGAGTCTCTCCTCGTACTCGACCAAGCGCTCGCGTTGTGTTTTGAGTTGGTCACGCTGGGAGGCAATCGTCTCAGCTTGTGCTTCGACTGTGTCTTCGAGGTCTGATTTTTCGTCTTCCAAGGCGTCGACACGGTCTTCGAGATCGTCGAGGCGCGAGCGGAGGTCTTCGGCGGAGTCAGTCATTGGGTGACCTCCAGGGTGAGGGGTGGCTGTGCGACGAGAGCTTTTTGCGTAAGGGGTGTGTTCTGTGGCATGCGGAAGGTTCGATACAACCGCACCGGATCCGTGTCTTCACCACGGGTCCTTTTGGACTGATACCCGGAGAGCGGCTGTTACGTACAATAGCGACTTCCACCCACATAAGAATAGCACATTTGTGCTATGAATGTAGCATATTTAGAATGGGAAATCCAGTCATAGCTTGCACTAATGTAGTTGGGATTCTGGTCTCTGGAGATGCGCCCACGTCCGAACTGGATGTCGCTGAAAGATGGGCTTATATTAGAATTTCTCGCAGAGCACAACTTAGAGCTCCCCCCGAAACCACTCTATCGTAATCTCAACCGTCACGGCCACCAAATCGGCTACTCAACGGTCCGTCAGCGATTGAACGAACTTGAAGCACATGGTCTAGTAAACGAAGTCGAAAGTGGGAGCTATTACGAGATCTCAGACAAAGGACAGCAATACTTGGATGGGAAACTCTCACGCTCCGATCTTGAAGATGAGGAGTGACTACTCCTCTGACCACCAGACCACAGCGCGGGCACCGACGTTCATTTTGCCGACGTCACAGTTTTCGTAAAGTGATTGGAGTTTTTGTCGTGCAGCTTCACTTGAACATCCAAGTTCTTCGGCGATTTGTTTGGCCGTAAGGACGGGTGTGTCTGCATCTCTGAGGATTTGGAGGACGTTTTCTGGTGTGATTTGTGTGGAGTATCGACCCTCGTCGTCTCGTTTTCGGTCCATACTGGCCAGTTGTGGTTGTGTCAGATAACCCTATTGCTAGGAGGCAATTGGAAACGTTTAAGTCCAATTGCTACGTAGCAATTGGCAAGGAAGACAGGTCCCTCTTGGGCTTTCGAGAATGCCCGCGTGCTAGAACACGCGGACCGGTCTTCCAAATGATTCCTGAAGACCAATGTCAACTAGGAAAGCCGCGACACAAGAGCCTACCGTATCGCTCATCGATCACCTCACTCGAGCACTCGCGCGCTCATTCGCCCTCGGCGTCGACGTCGAAGGCTACACACATCACTACTACCAGCCTGCCGACGCCGTCGTCGTCCACCGTGGTCGCGAGCTCGACCACTACCAACCACTCAACGGACGCCCACTCACGCACTGGCAGCAATACGTCGCTCACAAACGCGGCTGGGAGTCGATGGGTCAGCTCGCACACGTTGGACTCAGAGTCGACACACAGCAGAAGGAGGCGCAGGCGTGAGCGCACGCGAAGACCTCCAGATGCATCTTTCACAAGCTTTGTCTCGAACGGAAAACCCGGACGTCCAAGCACATCTACATGCGGCACTTGAGTCGTGTGAGGAATTCCCTTCAACGCCGTTAGTCGAGTGTCCGGTATGTCGGAAGGTGGGGTTGCCAGAGCGAATTAGGGTCCACGACTGTCGGGGGAGATAGGGCTCACCACCTTACCACGGTGGATAGAGCTTTTGTAAATCTATATTTGGAGAGTTTAGCACGAGGAGAGCCGGAGAGTTGTAACATAGAGAATTCATCAATACGTTCTAATCGGCGGGCGAAGAATTCCCGAATATGTCGTCCCCGGACGCCCCCTCCACACACAAGCAAGCGGTCATGGCTGCCCTGCAGTGGGGTTTGGTTCAGGCATTTCTTCTGGACACACTCGGTCGGTTTCTCCGTAATTATTTCCGTGCAACGACAGACGCCTTCTTTCCGCCGGGGTGGGTGACATCAATTCAAGTTGCAGCACTACTGGGACTCCTTATCGGGGGAATTGGTGGCTACCAGTGGATAACAAGCGGTCGAGCAGCAACTTCAACGTCAGCACACAGCACCCGTGTCGTATTCATTGGGTCACTCCTCGTTGGCTGGGCGCTCGCAATCGTTCCGACAATGACGTTCCAGTGGATGCTTGGAGACCAACTGTTCACCAGACCGTATTTCGTCCTTCCAACCCTCACAGCGGTCTCGGTATTTCTTGGCGCATATCTGCTCGCGTATCGAGTCGACACAGAGTGGTATCGAAACTGTCGAAGTCGACTTCTAGGCGCAGTCACAGGCGCGTTTGTAGGGTTGATGCTTGGCATCATTGGGTTCATCGCCTACGGCGGATATCTTGCTGCTACAGAAACCAATTACAGCGTCAGTGGCGCGCCAGGAATCGTTATCGCTGTAAGTCTCTGTGCAATCGCAGGCTACGTTCTATCTGACACAGAGCGTAGCGCTGACCGGTCTGTAGAATTCATCGTACTCCTGATTCTATCGCTCGTCATACTCAACTTGGTTACGGCCCTCACCATGGCCGCACTTAGTGCAGTCGGACTACCGCCGCTTGGATTTTCATCCTCATTCATTCTCCCACTCCTATCAAGTGTGTTAGCGCTTGGATTAGCCAGCTACCTCGCATACGGAGTAAAGACGACCATCTATCAACGAATTACAGGGCGATTGTGAGCCTCTGGCCTCGATAGCGAATCCGTCTCCAAGACTAAAATGCCCACTGTCTGTGAGAGGCTCTCTTAGACGATGGAGCCGTCTTCGTTCAAACCCCCAACAATGGCTGGTGGTAATGTGATATGGAAGTAGACGCAAGATATCGAATGATGCTCGATCACGTTGAAACCCTCGAATGTACTCTCTGTGGGGCGACGTACGACCCCGACCAGGTCATCTACACCTGTCCGGAACACGACGGCGTCGCCGGTGTCCTCGACGTCGTTTACGACTACGATGTCATCCACGACCGGTTCCACGCCCCACTTAACGGCGACATCCGGAGCCAGTGGAAATATCGGGCGTTCCTCCCAGTGGACACGGAGGCGATGCCAGTCACGCTCGACGAGGGCGGGACGGACCTACTCGACGCACCCCGACTGGGCGCGGAACTCGGGGTCGACGTTAGCGTCAAAAACGACGGCCGGAACCCGACGGGCTGCTTCAAGGACCGTGCGACCAGCGTCGCCGTCACCAAGGCACGCCACGCCGGCCGGAACGTCATCACCTGCGCGTCAACGGGTAACGCCGCCGCATCGCTCGCAGGCTACGCGGCGCGGGCCGGCCTTGACTGCCGCATTTTCGTGCCCGAGAGCGCACCCGAGGGAAAACTCGTCCAGCCTCGCGTCTACGGGGCGGACGTCCTCGCGGTCGCCGGCAGCTACGACGAGGCGTACGATTTGAGTCTCGAGGTAACCAATTCCTATGGGTGGTACAATCGAAACGCCGCGATCAACCCCTTCCAGATTGAGGGCAAGCGGACTGTGGGCCACGAACTCGCCGAACAAACCCAGGATTCGATTCCCGACTGGGTCGTCTTCTCTATGGGCGACGGTTGTACCATCGCCGGCTGCTGGAAGGGGCTCCGGGAGTTCGCCGAACTAGGATACGTCGACGACACTCCCAAGATGCTCGGTGTGCAGCCTGAAGGGGCGAGTGCAATCCATGATGCATTCCACGGCCACGACGAGGTCAACGACGTCGCGGATACGCTCGCCGACGCAATCGCCGTCGGTCGACCCCGGAACACGCTCAAAGCCTGCCGTGCACTCGAAGAGAGCGGCGGGACCGCGCTGACCGTGACTGACGACGACATCCTCGCGGCAGAAACGCTGCTCGGACGGACAGAAGGGATCTACGCCGAACCGGCGGGTGCCGCCCCCATTGCCGGCATTCGCCAGGCTCGTGAGCGAGGGATCATCAGCCCCGACGAGTCGGTCGTCGCGGTTGTCACCGGCATTGGACTGAAGGACACCGCCGGTGCGGAGCGAGCAGTCGGCGATGTGACCCGCATCGAACCGACGCTCGATGACGTTGCGAACCAGTACGGAACGGCGGAAGACGAAACGGAGCCCTCGCTATGAATAACGATCCGAGCGGGTCAAAGCGGTATCCGACCGATCTCCCGTCGCTGGCCGCCGCGCTGGTTCGCATCGAGTCCGAGAACCCTCTCGGCAACGAGAATGCATGCGCCGAGTACGTCCATGAATGGTTCACATACCACGGGTTTGATTCGACTATGGTCGACAAACCCGATCCTGACCGCCAGTAAGTGGGCGCACGAATCGGAACCGAACGCCCCACGTTAGTGTTGAACGGACACCTTGACGTCGTCCCTGCCGGCGACCCCGACGAGTTGACGTTTCTTCCTTAGTGAAGAATATGACGCAACAACGAATCGAAAACTAACTCGCTCTCCCAAGGCCAGTCGCCTGCATAGTATCTTGGTGAATCCAGCCCTTGTGTAGAATATGGAATACGTCACCGCCGAAGGTGTGGACGTGCCAGTGCTTGGCTTCGGGACGTGGCCAATGAAAGGAGAAACCTGTCGAACCGCCGTCCAACATGCACTGGATACCGGATATCGACACATCGATACGGCGAAGATGTACAACAACGAGGGCGCTGTCGGACAGGCGATAGCCGACTCCGAGGTGCCAAGAGAGGACGTGTTTCTTGTTACGAAAATCCGACGGCAGAATCTAGCCCATGACGATGTGCTAAGTACAGTCGAGGAGAGTACGCAGCGGTTGGGAACCGAGATCG of the Haloprofundus salilacus genome contains:
- a CDS encoding winged-helix domain-containing protein, which gives rise to MSLKDGLILEFLAEHNLELPPKPLYRNLNRHGHQIGYSTVRQRLNELEAHGLVNEVESGSYYEISDKGQQYLDGKLSRSDLEDEE
- a CDS encoding HTH domain-containing protein — encoded protein: MDRKRDDEGRYSTQITPENVLQILRDADTPVLTAKQIAEELGCSSEAARQKLQSLYENCDVGKMNVGARAVVWWSEE
- the thrC gene encoding threonine synthase → MMLDHVETLECTLCGATYDPDQVIYTCPEHDGVAGVLDVVYDYDVIHDRFHAPLNGDIRSQWKYRAFLPVDTEAMPVTLDEGGTDLLDAPRLGAELGVDVSVKNDGRNPTGCFKDRATSVAVTKARHAGRNVITCASTGNAAASLAGYAARAGLDCRIFVPESAPEGKLVQPRVYGADVLAVAGSYDEAYDLSLEVTNSYGWYNRNAAINPFQIEGKRTVGHELAEQTQDSIPDWVVFSMGDGCTIAGCWKGLREFAELGYVDDTPKMLGVQPEGASAIHDAFHGHDEVNDVADTLADAIAVGRPRNTLKACRALEESGGTALTVTDDDILAAETLLGRTEGIYAEPAGAAPIAGIRQARERGIISPDESVVAVVTGIGLKDTAGAERAVGDVTRIEPTLDDVANQYGTAEDETEPSL